The genomic segment TTGCGGGGAGACTTCCATGCACGTAGAAATACATCATGATGCTGGAATCCAGTTGATTCAAACGAGTGTCGTTTAGACGGGCTTTCAGATCCGCTTCATCCTTCGCGTCGAAAAAGGAACTGAGCGGCACTTTCAGCGGATCTCGGATACCAAGAACCACAGCGCCCAGAATAACTGCAGCCAGAATGGGAAAAGCAAAACGAGCAAAATCAATCCCTTCTTTTTGAGCCCTGATGGAAATCGTAGGCTGAAGGTTTATTCGCGGAGTTGCTGCCGCCGGTTCGATAATTCTTCTTTCGAGCAAATCATAAAGCGCTTTGCAGGTATGAAATTCACCCAGCTTACTACCTTCTACAACTTCTGCTACCGTGCTCATGCCGTTTACGAGCAAATAAACGGAGTACTCTTCCCGGCTCAAACGGATCCTATCGGTATCAGAACGATCCCCACCATCCTGATCGTCCAATTCCAGGTCTTGAGCCGAAATCATCGGCCTGAATATCAGATTCGTATTTGAAATTTTCTTTTCGATTACCGGCCATTCATCGATCATATGAATCCCTTCCATCAGGATGCTTTCTGCGCTAACCGGTGGAATGCTTTCAGCCGCCTCGGGATCCACTTTGGCTTTCTGGTCAAAATAGTATTCGCCGGTTGTCCAACGGAATAACCGGTAGATCATTTGAGTGACTTGAATTTGCAAGGCTTCTTTGAGCTGGTCCCTTGAAATGTAATTCCGGTCGACAAGAATAAAGCCGATCTTTTGAAGGGTTTTCTGCTGGAGTTCGAGGGCTTCCGTGAGCCCGTCCTGAGTAATGAGGCCCGTTTTCACGAGCACTTTTCCGATTCGGTCTTCCAGCTTCTTGGGGACCGAATCAGCTCCGACCACCATGCCGTGATGGAAAGTTACACTGACGGTTTCTTGAGAGTTTTTCAGTGTTAAGATCCCTGTTTTCCTCTGGATCCCAATCAACTGAAAGATATCGGCCAGACTAAAATCTTCTAGCGTCCCTTCTAATGCCATGCGGTGTTTTATTGCCTGGCCATCATTATATCGTAGTGGCAGAGCATTTTCCTTCCGGCATGTATGAACATGCCAAATCGCTAAGCTTTAGCCTTTCATTGAAATCACTATCCGCACAAAATGCTCTGGAGTATCGCGAGAAAAGCAGAGCATTGCTTGCGGGAAGAAAGTTCGTGATGTTGCAAGCATTTGTGGCGAAACAAGTTCATTCAAAGGCAAAGACAAATGCTCTGCCACTACGCTTTCTTTAA from the bacterium genome contains:
- a CDS encoding DUF4388 domain-containing protein, with the protein product MALEGTLEDFSLADIFQLIGIQRKTGILTLKNSQETVSVTFHHGMVVGADSVPKKLEDRIGKVLVKTGLITQDGLTEALELQQKTLQKIGFILVDRNYISRDQLKEALQIQVTQMIYRLFRWTTGEYYFDQKAKVDPEAAESIPPVSAESILMEGIHMIDEWPVIEKKISNTNLIFRPMISAQDLELDDQDGGDRSDTDRIRLSREEYSVYLLVNGMSTVAEVVEGSKLGEFHTCKALYDLLERRIIEPAAATPRINLQPTISIRAQKEGIDFARFAFPILAAVILGAVVLGIRDPLKVPLSSFFDAKDEADLKARLNDTRLNQLDSSIMMYFYVHGSLPAKLDELVENNYLREEDILDPWSRPYMYDVSEDTYILAGSNAGGEVVKRSQIRRTVGRMEEVPPPPPKKKPEATIRFEN